One Triticum dicoccoides isolate Atlit2015 ecotype Zavitan chromosome 4B, WEW_v2.0, whole genome shotgun sequence genomic window carries:
- the LOC119292856 gene encoding uncharacterized protein LOC119292856, with protein MAWAAVGFPTSTSRGHLILLKRGYHGERSKLLVVDAFTGAERLAVPLPDGFAYHYASLTPTHLLLFHTRDHRFDSLRFPTLNPDPQWTPHRLPRGASFLSTVIEFHGRVLGVTHRAELLEFRLDVNAPRHSSHAVQLLPTTGLPDPDAAATFDRLRYGPRLVAAGERLLLLLIMTDPPTPLETRTGIGPRVQKVSVYALDMATMTWEELDNIGEYSLFVDCPGRSAMACADAARCGVVANRVYLLVSSMYYDFGRRPPFHAFAPGSGRDKCYDSPWSALISHDRDWPPAHIWVYPSLFYQSCASLFIKSDDTLNVATRTDYCNIL; from the exons ATGG CGTGGGCCGCGGTCGGGTTTCCAACATCCACGTCCCGCGGCCACCTCATCCTTCTCAAAAGGGGGTATCACGGAGAGCGTAGCAAGCTCCTTGTCGTCGACGCCTTCACCGGCGCCGAGCGCCTCGCCGTCCCGCTGCCTGACGGCTTCGCTTACCACTACGCATCCCTCACCCCAACCCACCTGCTGCTCTTCCACACCCGCGACCACAGATTCGACTCACTCCGCTTCCCGACCCTAAACCCCGACCCTCAGTGGACGCCCCACCGCCTTCCCCGTGGCGCCTCCTTTCTCTCAACCGTGATCGAATTCCACGGCCGCGTCCTTGGCGTCACCCACCGAGCGGAGCTGCTGGAGTTTCGCCTCGATGTCAATGCTCCACGCCATTCGTCCCATGCGGTCCAGTTGCTGCCCACAACCGGCCTTCCGGACCCGGACGCCGCCGCCACATTCGACCGTTTACGGTACGGACCCCGCCTAGTAGCCGCCGGCGAACGGCTGCTCCTCCTGCTGATTATGACGGATCCCCCGACCCCCCTCGAGACCCGCACGGGCATCGGGCCAAGAGTGCAGAAGGTGAGCGTGTACGCCCTCGACATGGCGACGATGACGTGGGAGGAGCTGGACAACATCGGGGAGTACAGCTTGTTCGTGGACTGCCCCGGGAGAAGTGCAATGGCATGCGCCGATGCGGCACGCTGCGGGGTGGTGGCCAACCGAGTCTACTTGCTCGTGTCGTCCATGTATTACGACTTTGGAAGACGGCCGCCCTTCCACGCGTTCGCACCAGGGTCCGGCCGCGACAAGTGCTACGATTCGCCATGGTCTGCGCTCATCTCCCATGACCGTGACTGGCCGCCGGCACACATATGGGTCTACCCGAGCCTCTTCTATCAATCATGCGCATCACTATTTATCAAATCAGATGATACCTTAAACGTTGCCACAAGAACCGACTATTGCAATATACTTTGA
- the LOC119291645 gene encoding uncharacterized protein LOC119291645, which yields MSAVVVQDVVPPIEAASAAEVEWAACACCGLREECTAAYAAGVRAQYAGRWLCGLCADAVGEELASAGVGGGGSATAEVEAAIARHAAFCRSSPAAAERLIAAVRRLLRSQSGRKAKAVVVLEFQEA from the coding sequence ATGTCGGCGGTGGTTGTGCAGGACGTCGTGCCGCCCATCGAGGCTGCCTCGGCAGCCGAGGTGGAGTGGGCGGCGTGCGCGTGCTGCGGGCTGAGGGAGGAGTGCACTGCGGCGTACGCGGCCGGCGTGCGCGCGCAGTACGCCGGGCGGTGGCTGTGCGGCCTCTGCGCCGACGCCGTGGGCGAGGAGCTCGCTTCGGCTGGCGTCGGGGGAGGAGGATCGGCCACGGCGGAGGTAGAGGCGGCGATTGCGAGGCACGCCGCCTTCTGCCGGTCGTCGCCCGCAGCGGCCGAGCGGCTCATCGCCGCGGTGCGGCGGCTGCTCCGCAGCCAGAGCGGGAGGAAGGCGAAGGCCGTGGTGGTGCTCGAGTTCCAGGAGGCCTGA